The Opisthocomus hoazin isolate bOpiHoa1 chromosome 30, bOpiHoa1.hap1, whole genome shotgun sequence genome has a window encoding:
- the LOC142364884 gene encoding scale keratin-like — translation MSCYDLCPPKTSVAVPQPIAESCNELCARQCPDSSAFIQPPPVVVTFPGPILSSFPQQAVVGSSGAPAFGGSLGLGGLYGADATQGSGGLCTFGRPYASPAYSPCALPRYSKKLWDTCGPC, via the coding sequence ATGTCTTGCTACGACCTGTGCCCACCCAAGACCAGcgttgctgtcccacagcccatcgCTGAGAGCTGCAACGAGCTGTGTGCCCGGCAGTGCCCCGACTCCTCAGCCTTCATCCAGCCACCGCCTGTGGTCGTCACcttccccggccccatcctcagctccttcccccagcaagccgtggtgggctcgtccggagcaccggcctttggaggctccctggggctggggggcctctACGGTGCTGATGCCACGCAGGGCTCGGGGGGCCTCTGCACCTTTGGCAGACCCTATGCTTCTCCTGCCTACAGCCCTTGTGCCTTGCCCCGCTACAGCAAGAAGCTGTGGGACACCTGTGGGCCCTGCTAA
- the LOC142364955 gene encoding scale keratin-like: MSCYDLCPPKTSVAVPQPIAESCNELCARQCPDSSAFIQPPPVVVTFPGPILSSFPQQAVVGSSGAPAFGGSLGLGGLYGAGATQGSGGLCTFGRPYASPAYSPCALPRYSRKLWDTCGPC, translated from the coding sequence ATGTCTTGCTACGACCTGTGCCCACCCAAGACCAGcgttgctgtcccacagcccatcgCTGAGAGCTGCAACGAGCTCTGTGCCCGGCAGTGTCCCGACTCCTCAGCCTTCATCCAGCCACCGCCTGTGGTCGTCACcttccccggccccatcctcagctccttcccccagcaagccgtggtgggctcgtccggagcaccggcctttggaggctccctggggctggggggcctctACGGTGCTGGTGCCACGCAGGGCTCGGGGGGGCTCTGCACCTTTGGCAGACCCTATGCTTCTCCTGCCTACAGCCCTTGTGCCTTGCCCCGCTACAGCAGGAAGCTGTGGGACACCTGTGGGCCCTGCTAA
- the LOC142365013 gene encoding scale keratin-like: MSCYDLCPPKTNVAVPQPIAESCNELCARQCPDSSAFIQPPPVVVTFPGPILSSFPQQAVVGSSGAPAFGGSLGLGGLYGAGATQGSGGLCTFGRPYASPAYSPCALPRYSKKLWDTCGPC; encoded by the coding sequence ATGTCTTGCTACGACCTGTGCCCACCCAAGACCAAcgttgctgtcccacagcccatcgctgagagctgcaacgagctgtgtgcccggcagtgtcccgactcctcagccttcatccagccaccgcctgtggtcgtcaccttccccggccccatcctcagctccttcccccagcaagccgtggtgggctcgtccggagcaccggcctttggaggctccctggggctggggggcctctACGGTGCTGGTGCCACGCAGGGCTCGGGGGGCCTCTGCACCTTTGGCAGACCCTATGCTTCTCCTGCCTACAGCCCTTGTGCCTTGCCCCGCTACAGCAAGAAGCTGTGGGACACCTGTGGGCCCTGCTAA